In Selenomonas sp. TAMA-11512, a genomic segment contains:
- a CDS encoding glutamine--tRNA ligase/YqeY domain fusion protein: MDETVRSANFIHNIIDEDLRQGKYAEGIHTRFPPEPNGYLHVGHAKSVCLNFGTALKYAGLCNLRFDDTNPVKEDTEYVDSIEEDVKWLGFSWDKRKFYASDYFEQLYAYAEKLIEKGLAYVDDLSAEEIRTYRGTLYEAGKESPYRNRSKEENIDLFRRMRAGEFADGEKVLRAKIDMASPNLVMRDPVIYRIAHTSHHRTGEAWCIYPMYDFAHPLSDAIERITHSLCTLEFEAHRPFYDWLLDVLEFDANTRPKQIEFARLELANTITSKRKLRQLVEDKLVAGWDDPRMPTISGMRRRGYTPYAVRDFCERIGVAKANSLVDPAILEHCVREDLNEHAPRVMAVLRPLKIVLTNYPENRTEELTAENHPTGGGHRYVPFSRELYIEQEDFAEEPPKKFFRLKPGGEVRLKHAYIIKCEEVIKDDDGNIVELRCTYDPDSKSGGASANRKVKGTLHWVAAKTAIRAEVRLYDSLIVADEEGNVPEDFLEALNPESLEVLKDVRVEPSLERTAEGSRYQFLRQGYFVVDSDTTPEQLVFNRIVGLKDSFAKVKKG, encoded by the coding sequence ATGGACGAAACCGTACGATCGGCTAATTTTATTCATAATATAATTGATGAGGATTTGCGTCAGGGCAAGTATGCAGAAGGGATTCATACACGGTTTCCGCCCGAGCCGAATGGCTATCTGCATGTGGGGCACGCGAAGTCTGTCTGCTTGAACTTTGGAACGGCCCTCAAATATGCCGGTCTTTGCAATCTGCGATTTGACGACACAAACCCGGTAAAGGAAGATACGGAATATGTGGACTCCATTGAAGAGGATGTCAAATGGCTTGGCTTTTCTTGGGATAAGCGCAAGTTTTATGCTTCGGATTATTTTGAGCAGCTGTATGCTTATGCGGAAAAGCTCATCGAGAAAGGACTCGCCTACGTCGACGATCTGTCGGCAGAAGAGATCCGGACGTATCGGGGGACGCTCTATGAGGCCGGCAAGGAAAGCCCGTATAGGAACCGGTCAAAGGAAGAAAATATCGATCTCTTTCGTCGGATGCGCGCGGGTGAATTTGCCGATGGCGAGAAGGTGCTGCGAGCGAAGATAGATATGGCATCGCCGAATCTCGTGATGCGTGATCCCGTCATCTATCGCATTGCGCACACATCGCATCATCGAACGGGGGAGGCGTGGTGCATCTATCCCATGTATGACTTTGCACACCCTTTATCCGACGCGATTGAGAGGATTACACATTCGTTGTGTACGTTGGAATTTGAGGCGCATCGTCCGTTTTACGATTGGCTCTTGGATGTGTTGGAGTTCGATGCGAATACGCGGCCGAAGCAGATTGAGTTTGCACGACTGGAGCTTGCTAATACGATTACGAGCAAGCGAAAGCTTCGTCAGCTTGTCGAGGATAAGCTCGTTGCCGGTTGGGATGATCCTCGTATGCCGACGATATCCGGCATGCGTCGCCGGGGCTATACGCCGTACGCCGTGCGCGATTTTTGTGAGCGCATCGGCGTAGCGAAGGCTAACAGTCTTGTGGATCCTGCTATTCTTGAGCATTGTGTCCGAGAGGATTTGAATGAGCATGCGCCTCGAGTGATGGCTGTCCTGCGTCCGCTCAAAATCGTGCTGACGAATTATCCGGAAAATCGGACGGAGGAGCTGACGGCGGAGAATCACCCCACAGGAGGAGGACACCGTTATGTGCCGTTCTCTCGTGAGCTCTACATTGAGCAGGAAGATTTTGCGGAAGAACCGCCAAAGAAGTTCTTTCGCTTAAAGCCCGGCGGTGAGGTTCGCTTAAAGCACGCCTATATTATCAAGTGCGAAGAGGTCATCAAGGATGATGACGGGAACATTGTTGAACTGCGCTGCACCTATGATCCGGATTCGAAGTCCGGAGGTGCATCGGCCAATCGAAAAGTAAAGGGCACGCTTCACTGGGTGGCCGCGAAGACGGCGATTCGAGCCGAGGTGCGTCTCTATGACTCCTTAATTGTTGCCGATGAAGAGGGAAATGTGCCCGAAGATTTTCTGGAGGCATTGAATCCCGAATCCCTGGAAGTTCTTAAGGATGTTCGAGTAGAGCCCTCTTTGGAACGTACAGCAGAGGGATCCAGATATCAGTTTTTAAGACAGGGCTATTTTGTGGTTGATTCGGATACGACGCCCGAGCAGTTGGTCTTTAACCGTATTGTCGGACTAAAAGACAGCTTTGCGAAGGTGAAGAAGGGATAA
- a CDS encoding HD domain-containing phosphohydrolase, whose product MLKRTYLTELKAGMVLGRPIYNEDLTVLFEQGTVLTEEQIVQISCMDLPAVTILLPDPIQSEQLSPPKPVLQKSTLIEVGFLKNYQDSFFLLRDLYEHARENRKIDVSIAEQVVASISPLIKTAAKAIAQIHSMSMDGDYRLHHTLHVAILAGLMGKWLRMKKPRRRRLLLAAIFMDIGNQRLSPALFAKKGVMSNEERNLMRRHVQFGYEMVMASPFGQEPEIADAVLQSHERNDRSGYPKGLKGEQICDFAKILAILDIYDAMGSNHSHIKKHSPYEIFNMLYMNIQGGQIDMNFGVPFIRHVSQSLHETWVMLSSGEKAKIVYIDETRVLSLPVVQTAGGEFLDLNRQSNIKVEHLLTNKDLDQDDDGEESVGFGL is encoded by the coding sequence ATGTTAAAACGGACATATTTGACGGAGTTAAAAGCGGGCATGGTGTTGGGACGTCCGATTTATAATGAGGATCTGACTGTTCTTTTTGAACAGGGAACCGTATTGACCGAGGAGCAAATTGTACAGATTTCCTGTATGGATTTACCTGCCGTTACGATTTTGCTGCCGGATCCTATACAATCGGAGCAGTTGTCGCCACCAAAGCCTGTTCTTCAAAAGTCAACTTTAATAGAGGTCGGTTTTTTGAAGAATTATCAGGACAGTTTTTTTCTTCTGCGCGATTTGTATGAACATGCAAGAGAAAATCGAAAAATCGATGTTTCAATTGCAGAACAAGTCGTTGCTTCCATATCTCCACTGATTAAAACGGCTGCGAAGGCAATTGCGCAAATTCACAGTATGTCCATGGATGGTGATTATCGGCTGCATCATACGCTGCATGTCGCTATTTTAGCAGGACTGATGGGGAAATGGCTTCGGATGAAAAAACCTCGCAGACGGAGACTGCTGCTCGCGGCTATCTTTATGGATATTGGGAACCAGCGGCTGTCACCGGCACTCTTTGCAAAGAAAGGTGTGATGAGCAACGAGGAGCGTAATCTCATGCGGCGTCATGTGCAGTTTGGCTATGAGATGGTTATGGCCTCCCCGTTCGGACAGGAACCGGAGATTGCTGACGCGGTTTTGCAGAGCCATGAACGCAATGACCGTTCCGGCTACCCCAAAGGGTTAAAAGGTGAGCAGATCTGTGATTTTGCAAAAATCCTTGCAATACTTGACATTTATGATGCGATGGGATCAAATCATTCGCATATCAAAAAACATTCTCCATACGAAATATTTAATATGCTTTATATGAATATACAGGGCGGACAGATTGACATGAACTTCGGGGTTCCGTTTATTCGACATGTCAGTCAGTCTTTGCATGAAACATGGGTAATGCTTTCCAGCGGTGAAAAAGCCAAAATCGTCTATATTGACGAAACACGAGTGCTATCTCTTCCCGTTGTGCAGACTGCCGGCGGTGAGTTTTTGGATCTGAATCGGCAAAGCAATATAAAGGTTGAACACCTGCTTACGAATAAGGATTTGGATCAGGATGATGACGGCGAAGAAAGCGTTGGATTTGGATTATAA
- a CDS encoding AzlC family ABC transporter permease gives MSRWITGLRAKREVFRAGMRDCIPIALGYFVVSFTLGIAAHNAGLTAWQSFWTSFFNMASAGEYAAFTVIAADAPYWEMALITLVANIRYSLMSTVLSQRFSPSASIWHRIGVGACVTDEIFGITISRRGMIEPAYNYGAIALAVPAWSIGTALGVLAGDILPPMLLSSLSVALYGMFIAIIIPPGKVDHRILALVVISFLLSVAGTLAPILSLWSASTRTIVLTILIAGSAAYFLPMDEDGNDGT, from the coding sequence ATGAGCCGATGGATTACAGGACTTCGAGCAAAACGCGAAGTTTTTCGTGCGGGGATGCGAGATTGTATACCGATTGCCTTAGGGTATTTCGTGGTCTCCTTTACGTTGGGAATTGCTGCGCATAATGCCGGACTTACTGCGTGGCAGAGTTTTTGGACAAGCTTCTTCAACATGGCATCGGCAGGGGAATACGCCGCGTTTACTGTCATAGCGGCGGATGCTCCGTATTGGGAAATGGCACTGATTACGCTCGTTGCCAATATTCGGTACAGCCTCATGAGTACGGTCTTGAGTCAGCGGTTTTCACCATCTGCCTCTATATGGCACCGCATCGGCGTAGGTGCGTGTGTGACAGACGAGATCTTCGGCATTACGATTTCCAGAAGGGGCATGATAGAGCCTGCCTATAACTATGGAGCGATTGCCTTGGCGGTGCCGGCGTGGTCCATCGGTACAGCGCTTGGGGTGCTGGCGGGCGATATACTGCCGCCGATGCTGCTCAGCTCTCTCAGTGTGGCACTCTACGGTATGTTTATTGCGATTATCATACCGCCGGGGAAAGTGGATCATCGTATCCTTGCCCTTGTTGTGATCAGCTTTTTGCTCAGTGTGGCGGGAACATTGGCGCCTATACTGTCTTTGTGGTCGGCTTCAACGCGTACGATTGTGCTGACCATTTTGATTGCCGGAAGTGCGGCGTATTTCCTGCCGATGGATGAGGATGGAAACGATGGAACATGA
- a CDS encoding ArsB/NhaD family transporter produces the protein METGTLIAIAIFVASYALIISEKVHRTIVGICGAMLMILFGIISQETAIHHIDFNTLGLLMGMMIVVNITSETGLFNFLAIWAAKKVKARPIALLIALSALTAACSALLDNVTTVLLTVPITFSITKQLEVDVKPFLIAQILASNIGGTATLIGDPPNIMIGSAVGLQFMDFVMNLTGIAVIIFFVTVFMLVLIYGKNLHTTDALREKIMQLDERKQISDPRLLKKCLFTLAVTITLFVFHGALGLESATAALTGAGLLLLISFTTKEEKIAKALSKIEWLAIFFFAGLFILVGALVETGVIKMLAEEAIAITKGDVVSTSMLIIWMSAIASAFIDNIPFVATLIPLIQNMGRMGMTNLEPIWWSLALGACLGGNGTLIGASANVVVASMAAQRGQQISFIGFMKIAFPMMLLSIVIASVYVYLRYLI, from the coding sequence ATGGAAACGGGTACTCTGATTGCCATCGCGATTTTTGTAGCATCCTATGCGCTGATTATCTCCGAGAAGGTACATCGTACGATTGTCGGTATATGCGGCGCCATGCTGATGATCCTCTTTGGAATCATATCACAGGAGACGGCGATACATCACATTGACTTCAATACGTTGGGGCTCTTGATGGGCATGATGATTGTTGTCAATATTACGAGCGAGACGGGTTTATTCAACTTTCTTGCTATCTGGGCAGCCAAAAAAGTAAAGGCTCGTCCCATTGCGCTGCTGATTGCGCTTTCCGCTTTAACCGCTGCGTGTTCGGCGCTCTTGGATAACGTTACGACCGTTCTTTTGACCGTGCCTATTACGTTCAGTATTACGAAACAGCTTGAGGTGGATGTCAAGCCCTTTTTGATTGCGCAAATTCTCGCGTCAAATATCGGAGGAACGGCGACGCTGATCGGAGATCCTCCGAATATTATGATTGGCAGCGCTGTTGGCCTGCAGTTCATGGACTTTGTAATGAATCTGACGGGGATTGCCGTCATTATCTTCTTTGTCACGGTTTTTATGCTTGTACTTATCTATGGAAAAAATCTTCATACGACTGACGCATTGCGTGAGAAAATCATGCAGCTTGATGAGAGAAAGCAGATTTCCGATCCGCGGCTTTTGAAGAAGTGCCTATTTACACTGGCTGTTACGATTACGCTCTTTGTCTTCCACGGTGCGCTTGGACTCGAGTCCGCAACGGCCGCCCTGACAGGCGCCGGCCTTTTGCTCCTGATCAGCTTCACAACGAAAGAGGAAAAGATTGCAAAAGCACTCTCAAAAATCGAATGGCTGGCGATTTTCTTTTTTGCAGGTCTCTTTATACTCGTTGGAGCACTTGTGGAGACCGGCGTTATCAAGATGCTTGCAGAGGAAGCGATTGCGATTACGAAGGGCGATGTAGTATCGACTTCGATGCTCATCATTTGGATGAGCGCGATTGCTTCCGCTTTTATTGACAACATCCCGTTTGTGGCGACCTTGATACCGCTGATTCAGAACATGGGGCGGATGGGCATGACAAACCTCGAGCCGATTTGGTGGTCACTTGCCTTGGGCGCTTGCCTTGGCGGCAATGGCACATTGATCGGAGCAAGTGCCAATGTCGTCGTTGCATCCATGGCAGCACAGCGCGGGCAGCAGATTTCCTTTATCGGCTTTATGAAGATTGCGTTTCCCATGATGCTTTTGTCGATTGTCATAGCAAGTGTATATGTGTATTTAAGATATTTGATATAG
- a CDS encoding HAD family hydrolase: MQYRAVIFDLDGTLIDSLEDLADSVNQMLRNHGLPTHTSDAVRLMIGNGTQKLIERALPKEYLSDADFVKAAVKEYKEIYQNHILEKTRSYPGILEMLHELSLEHIPMGICTNKHVEAAETIVKILFEEKLFQIVLGDCPGKPKKPDPTTVLEIASVLSARPEEVVYLGDSAVDMETATRAGFLPVGVLWGFRDKEELVGAGAKILLEHPMDLFDQVTFVRV; this comes from the coding sequence ATGCAATATCGTGCCGTTATTTTCGATTTAGATGGAACGTTGATTGATTCATTAGAGGATCTTGCCGATAGTGTCAATCAGATGCTGAGAAACCATGGACTCCCGACGCATACATCCGATGCTGTACGTCTCATGATTGGCAACGGTACACAAAAACTCATAGAGAGAGCGCTTCCTAAGGAATACCTATCGGATGCCGACTTTGTTAAGGCTGCTGTCAAGGAATACAAGGAAATATATCAGAATCACATCTTGGAGAAGACCCGATCTTATCCGGGGATTCTGGAGATGCTGCACGAGCTTTCACTGGAACATATTCCGATGGGGATATGCACCAATAAGCATGTGGAAGCGGCGGAGACGATTGTCAAAATTCTCTTTGAAGAAAAGCTCTTTCAGATTGTCCTCGGTGATTGTCCGGGAAAACCGAAAAAACCGGACCCTACGACGGTTTTGGAAATTGCATCCGTGTTGTCAGCAAGGCCGGAGGAGGTCGTGTATTTGGGCGACAGCGCGGTTGATATGGAAACGGCGACGCGGGCCGGCTTTCTGCCTGTGGGGGTGCTTTGGGGGTTCCGTGACAAAGAGGAGCTTGTAGGTGCAGGTGCAAAGATTCTCTTGGAGCACCCGATGGATCTCTTTGATCAGGTCACTTTTGTTCGTGTGTAA
- a CDS encoding AzlD domain-containing protein, which yields MEHDFGVYFLVMTAVTLAIRLLPLTLIRRPIKNRFLRSFLYYVPYVTLAVMTVPAIVQATQIPEAGAAALFAGIVLAWFGGSLFQVSAACCIIVLLLEFFLT from the coding sequence ATGGAACATGATTTTGGGGTTTACTTTCTCGTCATGACGGCTGTGACGCTTGCTATTCGTCTCTTGCCGTTGACACTCATACGACGGCCCATCAAGAACCGATTTTTGCGTTCTTTTCTCTACTATGTGCCATATGTGACACTGGCTGTGATGACGGTGCCCGCGATTGTGCAGGCGACGCAGATTCCGGAAGCCGGTGCGGCGGCGCTTTTTGCAGGCATTGTGCTGGCATGGTTTGGCGGCAGCCTCTTTCAAGTATCAGCAGCGTGCTGTATCATTGTACTTCTTTTGGAGTTTTTCCTTACGTGA
- a CDS encoding HD domain-containing protein — MQDLLREMHQWMHDYMRSFYTDDEEVQKGIVLKEEHTGYVTSISKELAGHLGLSLEDRQLAEIIGLFHDVGRFRQFSVYRTFNDAKSEDHAALGLQVLEELPFLKEMPKASADIVRFAILWHNKKEIQGAKSRRQLFFAKLIRDADKLDIYRVLRPFLTAPTDEGISRDFVTKFRNGEQVDYTKIRTQEDRKLVRLMWVYDINFAWTLKKVAERGYVADIIKELPKDKDVEEGVRRLLAYVEKKCAQPDVAEL; from the coding sequence ATGCAGGATTTGCTGCGGGAGATGCATCAATGGATGCATGATTATATGCGCTCTTTTTACACGGATGATGAAGAGGTGCAAAAGGGGATTGTCTTGAAGGAGGAGCATACGGGATATGTTACTTCGATTTCGAAGGAGCTTGCCGGGCATCTGGGCCTTTCCTTGGAAGATCGGCAGCTCGCTGAAATCATCGGACTCTTTCACGACGTGGGCCGCTTTCGGCAGTTTTCCGTCTATCGGACGTTTAACGATGCAAAATCGGAAGATCATGCAGCGCTGGGCTTGCAGGTCTTGGAGGAATTGCCCTTCCTGAAAGAGATGCCCAAGGCATCTGCGGATATTGTGCGATTTGCGATTCTATGGCACAACAAAAAGGAGATACAGGGCGCAAAGAGCAGACGACAGCTTTTTTTCGCGAAGCTCATACGGGATGCGGATAAGCTCGATATCTATCGCGTGCTTCGCCCATTTTTGACAGCGCCGACAGATGAGGGAATTAGTCGGGATTTTGTAACAAAGTTTCGAAACGGTGAACAGGTGGATTACACCAAAATTCGTACGCAGGAGGATCGAAAGTTGGTGCGTCTCATGTGGGTGTACGACATCAACTTTGCATGGACATTGAAAAAAGTGGCAGAACGGGGCTATGTTGCGGATATTATCAAGGAACTGCCGAAGGATAAAGACGTAGAGGAAGGCGTCCGACGATTGCTCGCGTATGTCGAAAAAAAGTGTGCGCAGCCGGATGTTGCGGAACTATAA
- a CDS encoding HD domain-containing phosphohydrolase, with the protein MLKRTPVGDLLEGMVLGRPIYKEDMSTLLSDGTALTSDHIDAIRAIGMPAVYVIVEDDVDTASVSDEAAKHPAGEANVAHTASIDYDAKAIPEKTQILDQGFVKEYNDCLDKLEIVYEQAKSGLIDPVMAEQLASAVMRLSKGAKAVSHIHNLEVKGDYILHHSLHVAILAGLMGKWLRMSKRRQREFIIAALFMDLGNIRLSPTLLNKSGRLTPEERKLMQRHVELGYEIVRASALGENEDIANAVLQHHERNDGTGYPNGISKEQISEFARILALLDMYDAMGSNRVYANKKSPFEVFDIMSNDITNGKLDTDFGFQFIRRVCHSLHGNWVQLSNGEKAKIVYMDESRLFSLPVVQTMEGEFIDLNRQADIKINHLLTSTELG; encoded by the coding sequence ATGTTGAAGAGAACGCCTGTAGGGGACCTGCTGGAAGGGATGGTGCTGGGCCGTCCGATATACAAGGAGGATATGTCGACGCTTCTGAGTGATGGAACCGCATTGACATCAGATCACATAGATGCGATTCGTGCGATCGGTATGCCGGCTGTATATGTTATCGTGGAGGATGATGTCGATACTGCTTCTGTTTCAGACGAAGCGGCAAAGCATCCTGCGGGTGAGGCAAATGTTGCCCATACGGCATCGATCGACTATGATGCCAAGGCGATTCCGGAGAAGACGCAAATCTTGGATCAAGGATTTGTCAAGGAGTATAACGACTGTCTTGATAAACTTGAGATTGTCTATGAACAGGCCAAGTCCGGTCTTATTGATCCGGTTATGGCCGAGCAGCTGGCTTCTGCTGTTATGCGGCTTTCCAAAGGAGCGAAAGCCGTTTCACATATACATAACCTCGAAGTAAAAGGTGACTATATTTTGCATCATAGTCTGCATGTCGCTATTCTTGCAGGATTGATGGGGAAATGGCTGCGCATGTCAAAACGCCGGCAGCGAGAGTTCATTATCGCCGCGCTTTTTATGGACCTTGGGAATATTCGATTATCGCCAACGCTTTTGAATAAATCGGGTCGACTCACGCCGGAGGAGCGAAAACTCATGCAGCGGCATGTTGAATTGGGATATGAGATTGTAAGGGCTTCTGCTCTCGGAGAGAATGAAGATATTGCCAATGCTGTTTTACAGCATCATGAGAGAAATGACGGGACAGGCTATCCGAACGGTATTTCTAAAGAGCAGATTTCAGAATTTGCCCGTATTCTTGCGCTGTTGGATATGTATGATGCCATGGGCTCGAATCGAGTATACGCAAATAAGAAATCTCCCTTTGAAGTTTTTGATATTATGTCGAATGATATTACAAACGGCAAACTGGATACCGATTTCGGCTTCCAATTCATTCGTCGGGTGTGTCACTCTCTTCATGGCAACTGGGTGCAGCTGTCGAATGGAGAAAAGGCGAAGATCGTCTATATGGATGAATCGCGTCTATTCTCACTGCCTGTTGTTCAGACGATGGAAGGAGAGTTCATCGATTTGAATCGTCAAGCGGATATAAAGATAAACCATCTCTTGACGAGTACGGAATTGGGATAA
- the leuS gene encoding leucine--tRNA ligase: MSKYAPQSLEAKWRKKWQAESAGRMESDCDRPEYYVLEMFPYPSGNLHMGHVRNYAIGDVIARHRRMEGYHVLHPMGFDAFGMPAENAAIQHGVKPSDWTYSNIENMKRQQSELGLTYDWSREVVTCRPDYYRWTQWLFQLFYKRGLAYKKEASVNWCDTCGTVLANEQVVDGECWRCGHMVQKKNLSQWFLKITEYADTLLADLDKLGGWPERVKTMQENWIGRSEGLEFTLDVPSLQEKLPVYTTRADTAFGITFVALAAEHPLLEKILQDNPKAEEIRAFVEKVKNQSELERTSGESEKEGIFSGVYAINPFNGKQVELWITNYVLAEYGTGAVMGVPSEDQRDWMFAKKYNLPIILTIQPVDGTALKLEEMTEAYVEKSGTLINSGKFDGMEMHEAISAIIDEAEACGFGKRTVNYRLRDWLISRQRYWGAPIPVIYCDTCGEQLVPEEDLPVLLPEDVKFEQGAVSPLAQSEEFLHCTCPKCGKPARRETDTMDTFLCSSWYYLRYADPKNTKLPFARDKVNYWAPVDQYIGGIEHAILHLLYSRFFTKVLRDAGLLDFDEPFTNLLTQGMVLKDGSKMSKSKGNVVSPEEIIAKYGADTARLFILFAAPVDRDLDWSDQGVEGAYRFLNRVWRIVDTFADTVKTAKATYDTAALTDEGKELRRILHATIKKVTDDIGGRFMFNTAISSIMELVNAFYAFQDTKDPAPELLKEVVEDLLKLLAPFAPHITEELWEMIGHTSSIHAEKWPVCDAAAIVQDEVEIVLQINGKVRERLVIPNGLDRTTMEKMAFSNEKVKTLIEGKTVVKVIAVPNKLVNIVVKG, encoded by the coding sequence ATGAGTAAATATGCACCGCAGAGCCTGGAAGCAAAGTGGCGAAAAAAATGGCAGGCGGAATCCGCCGGCCGCATGGAATCGGACTGCGATCGTCCTGAATACTATGTGCTCGAGATGTTTCCCTATCCATCGGGCAATCTCCATATGGGACATGTCCGCAATTATGCCATCGGGGATGTCATAGCGCGTCATCGCCGCATGGAAGGCTATCATGTACTGCACCCGATGGGGTTTGATGCTTTCGGCATGCCCGCGGAAAATGCGGCGATACAGCATGGTGTAAAGCCTTCGGACTGGACATATTCCAATATTGAAAATATGAAGCGTCAGCAGAGCGAGCTTGGGCTCACCTACGATTGGTCGCGCGAAGTTGTCACTTGCCGCCCCGACTATTACCGCTGGACGCAGTGGCTCTTTCAGCTCTTTTACAAGCGCGGCCTTGCCTATAAAAAGGAGGCGTCAGTCAACTGGTGCGATACGTGCGGAACGGTTTTGGCCAATGAACAGGTCGTTGACGGAGAGTGTTGGCGCTGCGGACATATGGTGCAGAAAAAGAACCTCTCGCAGTGGTTCCTTAAGATTACCGAATACGCGGACACGCTTCTGGCTGATCTTGATAAGCTCGGAGGCTGGCCGGAGCGTGTCAAGACGATGCAGGAGAACTGGATCGGCCGTTCCGAAGGCTTGGAGTTCACGCTGGATGTTCCAAGTCTGCAGGAAAAGCTCCCGGTCTATACGACGCGTGCGGATACGGCGTTTGGTATCACCTTTGTAGCGCTCGCTGCGGAGCATCCGCTCCTCGAAAAAATTCTTCAAGACAATCCGAAGGCAGAGGAGATTCGTGCCTTTGTTGAAAAAGTCAAGAACCAATCCGAGCTGGAGCGCACATCCGGCGAATCGGAGAAAGAAGGTATCTTCTCCGGCGTTTACGCGATAAACCCGTTTAACGGCAAGCAGGTAGAGCTTTGGATTACGAACTATGTTCTGGCCGAATACGGCACGGGTGCCGTCATGGGCGTGCCGTCTGAAGATCAACGTGACTGGATGTTCGCGAAAAAGTATAACCTTCCCATTATCCTGACGATACAGCCCGTCGATGGAACAGCGCTGAAGCTTGAGGAAATGACGGAAGCATATGTCGAGAAGAGCGGTACGCTCATCAACTCGGGCAAGTTCGACGGTATGGAGATGCACGAGGCGATTTCTGCTATCATTGATGAAGCTGAGGCATGCGGCTTTGGCAAGCGAACCGTCAATTATCGCCTGCGCGATTGGCTCATATCGCGTCAGCGCTATTGGGGGGCGCCGATTCCGGTCATTTACTGCGACACATGCGGAGAACAGCTTGTCCCGGAAGAAGATCTTCCTGTGCTCTTGCCGGAGGATGTCAAGTTTGAACAGGGGGCCGTATCGCCTCTTGCACAGAGCGAGGAATTCCTCCATTGCACCTGCCCGAAGTGTGGAAAACCTGCACGCCGTGAGACGGATACGATGGATACCTTCCTCTGCTCGTCGTGGTACTATTTGCGCTATGCGGATCCGAAGAATACGAAGCTTCCTTTTGCCAGGGATAAGGTCAACTATTGGGCGCCGGTCGATCAGTATATTGGAGGCATTGAGCATGCGATTCTGCATCTGCTCTACTCCAGGTTCTTTACGAAGGTTTTGCGTGATGCGGGGCTCTTAGACTTTGATGAGCCGTTTACAAATCTTCTGACACAGGGCATGGTCCTAAAGGACGGCTCCAAGATGTCGAAGTCCAAGGGCAACGTCGTGTCTCCTGAGGAGATCATCGCCAAGTACGGTGCGGATACGGCGCGACTCTTTATCCTCTTTGCGGCTCCTGTTGACCGTGATTTGGACTGGAGCGATCAGGGCGTTGAGGGTGCGTATCGCTTCCTGAATCGAGTTTGGCGCATCGTAGATACGTTTGCAGATACGGTAAAAACTGCAAAAGCAACGTATGATACAGCTGCCCTCACCGATGAGGGGAAAGAGCTTCGCCGCATCCTGCATGCAACAATCAAAAAGGTGACGGACGATATTGGCGGTCGTTTCATGTTTAATACGGCAATCAGTTCGATTATGGAGCTTGTCAATGCATTCTATGCGTTCCAGGATACGAAGGATCCTGCTCCTGAGCTGCTGAAGGAAGTCGTCGAGGATCTCTTAAAGCTTCTTGCACCATTTGCTCCGCATATCACGGAGGAGCTGTGGGAGATGATAGGACACACATCGAGTATTCATGCGGAGAAGTGGCCTGTTTGCGATGCAGCTGCGATTGTTCAGGACGAAGTGGAGATTGTGCTTCAAATTAACGGCAAGGTGCGTGAGAGACTCGTCATTCCGAACGGTTTGGATCGTACGACAATGGAGAAGATGGCTTTTTCAAATGAGAAGGTAAAGACATTGATCGAGGGTAAAACCGTGGTCAAAGTGATCGCCGTACCCAACAAGTTGGTCAACATTGTTGTTAAAGGGTGA